GTTAAAAAATGTCTTCGTTGTTTTCGTTATATCGCTTGACAATTTCCTCCTGAAATTCGTCAAAATGATGGGTCAGCACATTATCGATGTAATTATAAATTGAGATCTCGTCCTTACCGATTACTCGAATAATTTGCTGAATCCGTTTGTGGTATTCCTGCCGGATGGGAACATTCTTTCCAAAACGTGCTTTCGTTTTGGAATCTGAAAGGAAAAGCTCATCATAAGCTTGATTTGCCTGTTTCCATTTTGTAACTGTTGCTGGCTTTTT
This is a stretch of genomic DNA from uncultured Draconibacterium sp.. It encodes these proteins:
- a CDS encoding DUF3408 domain-containing protein, translating into MARKKYNPDEIDEEFIISTIQNEKPEAGKTKEKKPATVTKWKQANQAYDELFLSDSKTKARFGKNVPIRQEYHKRIQQIIRVIGKDEISIYNYIDNVLTHHFDEFQEEIVKRYNENNEDIF